acattcattttaatgtttttttctttttatgtaggTTTTGATATGTACCACCAGGTGGCGCAATGGGGCTGATGTTGCTGATCAATGGAGTCATACTTGGCTCAAattaaacattatgaaataaaacactgtataAAATGAATGCACACAAAATATTCTGTGTCCACAAAATCGTGAACTAGTCCATAAACTaatctaattattattaaatgttattcaattatgtcttttcaaaaaaatgattttttcccaagattttttttcttttcaagtcaTAAGACTAATGGCCTCTTTTCATTACAAgcaaccaaattaaaaaaaaaaaaaaaaagtcttgtgtttttatttcacaattcTACAAGCACTCATGTGCTTCCTTATCCGAATGGTACAAGTGTTGCAGTGTGCATAGAAATGTATGGCCAACAACAAGACTTACTCAAAATAACGTCACTTTATTGGCAATTGTTCTTATTATTCCTAATGGCATTGAAGATCGCCTCTCACCAAATGGTCTGGCTCCAGACATTGCTTTCAagaaataaatgactgaatacaAAGTAGAATTTTGACACAAGTTCAGCCCATTGTTGTCCACCACAGACCCCTCTACACATGCTTTGCCAAAAGGAGTGCGTCAGGGCCGACATGGATCCcctttctgtgttttaactccAGGATGAGGGATGAGCTTTTCTGGGCAATCTCCAAACTTTATTCATGGGGACTTCACAATCTCTTGCCCCGTCAAACTTCCATGGgcctttagttttgtttgtagtttttcaAAACCCTGAATGCTTTATTGAAAATATGCATACATAACACTTTTCctacacaacaatacaaaacaGTACAATCACTTTTGTAAATAACACATTGAACGCAAAGCCACACATCACCCCTTTTCCCGCCCTAGCCCAAGGAACTTAAAGATGCTACAGTAAGCCCTTAGTATTCCCCACCCAGCCCACctacccaccaccaccaccatctctgAGAGAGAAATAAGACATAGTTAAATCAGAAACAACTCCCTTGGTAAACTCAAGACAAAAGAAGAGTAGACACTAGGTTGCATACAGACATAGCATTTGCCACCAGCAGGTAAATAATGGGCTTTACTGAAAATTCTTGTTTGGGTTCTTAGTGTGAATGATTTCCATCAAGTCTTCTGAAATAATATCGCGTGTGGAAAGGGGAGTCCATTCTGCAGTCCGGGAGCTGAGACAGTTTTCCAGACAGTGAGTATCAGACCTTGACATACATAAACCTACAGGAAACACTTGCGTGCCTCAAGCGATTTGGCTTTCAGTAAGGGTCAGATCAATCAACAGTGGcacaccaaaaaagaaaagagatttCGGTCAATGACAGACATGCgataaagtctttttttttttcacatgaaggaAACTCTTTAAAGGCGAGGGGTGGATAGTTCAATAACCTGATTTGATTGTAGGTAACACACTTCCCTAAAAACTCCTCCCACTCCAATTGGCATGGGTGTTACTgtgcatatttgtttttttgtaatagTAGTGGTAGATAAAATGCAACTGAATGGAAAGAACAAAAGATATCAAAAGAAAAGATAACAGGGGTTATTAAAGAGTACAACAAAAAGGAGGACTCCAAATGTCTGGTTATATTTTAATATGATCATACAAGGGATAGAGGTCAACCAAAAAAATGATATAATGTGAACAAAAAATTTTAAGTAACAAaaaagttcaataaaaacagacagaaaagcacTGATTTTAAACACGTTTTACTGTATAGCAGTCTGTAGCAAATAGTCATTACATACCCtgaaaaagggaggaagaaagctTTGAATGGTGCACTGACCACTGTAGAACTCGGCTGGAGGGCAAAAAGGGGGGCTTGTTTAATGCTCAGCTCTCTTAGCTCCGAGAGCGATACCCTCGAGACGAGGCTGCTGTGCCTTATACGTGCGaggttcagttgttttttttttttataacgtCTACAAAGATAATCAGTCACTGCTTTTGGGTGCATAGAGGCATGGTAAGGGAGAGTCGACCCCTTTAGCAATCTCCGGTTAAGTTTTTGAGCCTTTGCCAATGCGACCTTTTGAGCCATTGGAAACGGCAAAGCGTGGCGACCATAAGCCTGTGATAACATCATGGATTTATGCCATTGCGGTAGGCGGCGAGAGCAGAAAGACCACTCAAAGTGCAGtggggggagaggggagctGAGGGGGTTTGTGTGCAACTGTATGAACAGGAAGGCAGTTTGTGTGTTGAGAGTGGTTCTGGTTTATCGGTGCCTCTTCTCTGTAACTACTCTTCCAAAAATTACAATCATTGACTTCTTGTATGAAATGACCCTTTGCTAATAACACAACACTTTACAGTTTTCTTCAAACTAATCACTCAAATTCGCTCTttctagacttttttttttttattccacgcAAAGATGACTCGTTGCCGGTAACTCAGTGCTGTTTGAATGCCACGTGGTTCAGgtgaaacaaattcaaatgtaaaaattaaagCCCCAGAttaaagaaaaggttttttttcttcttttttttttacaaaatggcTCTCAAGTATTCTTTGTTCCACAGATAGAGGTCCCTATGGGGCTTTGGATAACTTAGAATTAGTTTAAAATACTCTTTACAATTTTTGCTATGGGATTAGGAgcaagagggaggagggtggatcTTCTGCTGGTGTGAAATTGagcacacatacaaaaaaacaaaagggaaaaaaaaaaaaaaaacacgcaccAATTAAACCTGCACCCACAAATGTCAACTCTCACTCGTGTGCATGCATaatctctctcactcactctctcaagcacacacgcacgcgcgcacacacacacacacacagaggagggaaagcagTCACCGGTGTGCAGTCGAAGTTACACTTTCACATCTGAAAGCACGTCTTCTGAAATAGATCAAACCGACAACATCTCAGCCACCCGCCTGCCCTGACTGTTGATATGTGACCTGTGAATCCCTCTGTCCATCTCCTCTTAGGCAGATGTAATGGAGTTGTGCGGTAGCTAGCTCAACAAAGGGCGTGGGGGGAAGGGGAAGGGGGCTGTCAGTTGGAAACATTACGGCGACTGTCCTTGTTAGAAGTTAAATTAAGGaataaaaagtctgttttcctAATGTCAACAAACAGAAAGTGGAATCTTCACACTAAAGCTTTCCACGGGCACTACTTGAGCTAAGATTCACCTCTTAAATGAGAATTACGCTATGACTATCATAAAAAAATCCCAACATTTAGCATagcctttttgttgttgtgtgtgtgtgtcctttgcCAGTGCCAGGTCGGTCAGTGTTTTTTCGTGGTGGGTTTTTCTCGGCCTTTGTCCAACAGATCGAAGGATGCAAGAGAATATAGCAAGAGAGTGGGGGAAGAGGGAAAACATACAGAAGAGTTGCTATATCCCCCCTATGCACCATCCTCCCCCAACAACACCCCCACCCATGTCCATGGAGACATTATACAGGTAATGTgagagacaaacaggcagacaggtgtAGTCCAATGAGTAGACGGCTGGTCTGCGTGGTGTCTGTCTCCGAGCTAAAGGTGGAGGTGGGTTTCCTGGGAAACTCTGCGAGGACCTAGCATGGCTGGTGACCATGCAACAagatggggggaggagggatcagttggaggaggagaacagcCGTTACAGCTCACCAGTGGATGGCGGTTGTATCCCGCTGGCCATTTGACTGGTTTTCCTCCAGGTCAGGATCAGGTTTTTTGGATGAGGACCTGAAttttttcagtgtctgtcaTCAACTCCACCATTTTGTCTAGGCCAGTCTCAGGAGACAAATTTTTCTCacgtttgttttctgtttttgtcttggtGGGTTTTGTTTGCTATTCTTGACTTGCTTTAGGTTGCCGTTTTATTTGCCtgttcagatttttgtttttattgtgggATTCTTGGATTGTTGTTAAAGAGCGATGTCATCTGGTCCATAAGTGACCATCAACTGTCCATGTTACTGCAGTTCTCTggggaggaaacagagaaaagaaaattcagaGATCTCACGGCAAGACAAGTTTTAAACGgtcaacacacagctgcagcaaccATTTTAAAAACCACATTTGAGGTAAATATGAGTAGTCAGGTGTGATAATTACCATTGAGTCCATCCGCCTCTTGTGTGTCAAGGAAGGGTGCAGGACCCCAGACGCGCACTGTGCCGTCATCTGAGGCGGAAGCCATGAGTCCTGGGATGGCCGGGTTCCAGCTCACACAGTTAACGGTGCGTGTGTGTCCTGTTAGCTCAGCAATGGGGAGTTCGCCACGCCGGTGCCAGATGTACACTTTGTGGTCTGTGGAGAAAAGGTGTCAAAGGTGACAAAAAGGGGGAGTACAGACATTCAGTATATGGGAGGAAATCTGAGAACACTCtcatgattgttttcattatgcGACTGTACCTTCGCTGCCACTGGCAATGAAGTCTTCGTTGTGTCCTCCAAAGCAGGAGTGGATGGTGTAGAAGCCCTGGGTCACACCTTGGTACTTCCTCACCAGCACACGGTCTTGGAGGTCCCAGAGGTGCACTCCCTGAAAAAGGTTGTAGAAAAACAGACTAACTGCTTTGGTAATctgctttaaacacaaacatattgaTAATGGTTGATAAAACTTACCTGAGTTGCTACATTTAACAAAGCTAATCTTCCATTCTTTGAAACGGTAAAAGACATGATGGGATGGTCCTCCTGAACTCTGTAGAGGACATGTAAACAAGGGACAGTCAGGAAGTGCACTGATTAATGCACATACACAGATTTGGAAATACTGGGTAACACGTGGACATTATACTTTCAATTAAACAGAATGACAACGTTTGGACAAACCTTGACTTATTTGTTGTGCGATAAAATTATCTATGAAATTACAGATGTATAGAGCAGAGGACAGCTGGAGGAActcagagggaaaaccagaaaatattttttaagataaaatatTATCCAGTTTTCTGCCATGAAGCGTAACATGCCCTATCAATGAAGTTACATACCGCAGAAACAATTACATGTAACTGAAGCATTAAAAGattttgaaactgttattttagGGTAAAAGCAGTCAACAATCTCCTTCACTTTAATGTGCAACCATCCTCTGTGTAACACTGTGCGTATTAACATTATGCTAGATATAGTCAAAATACTCCTAATTCAGCTCAACATTTAAGGccctgcacatacacacaagtgtTTCGCCTAATTAGACATCGCATGAGGTCATCAAACTCTGGTGATTAAGTTCTTTGTCCCAAACACATCCTACAAAGCTGAGAGTCAGTGAGATGTCAGTCAAACACCAGTGCTGAGCGGGGCTCTAATCAGTTACATTAAGTGCTGTAGACACTAACCAGGTGTCCACATAAATGTAGCAAAAAAGTAATCAGTATTTCCATAAattcatcagaggaaaatgcaAATTTATGTACTTTCCGTCCACTGTTCCTATGCCAATCctcactttgttgtttgtttatcaaGATTAACAGTAGATGGCGTTACAGCCCCAGTCAAAGGCCACTATAGCACTGACAAGGATGAAGCGGAAGCAATGAGATGATGTAATTACAAGAGCTCCAGTCAAACCTTAAACAATAGGAAAATCATTTCAGGAAACATTACACAAATATGggttttatgttattttcatgtattaatcTGAAAATTACTAATTCTGGCTGGTGCCATTTTCAAACTCTCTAATATTTCCACCCCTGCCAAGCACAGACActtaccgtattttcacgaccataaggcgcacctaaacgtctcaaattttctccaaaatgtgtgGCGTgccctatagtgcagtgcgcctaatgtgttgtttttttgtaaggcggattacatgagaacgttgaagggtgaagtgtgggcgttattgttgttgttgtaaggtGGACGTAACAGAGGACTAGATTTGAACGTTGTGCCGGTATGTGCGTCACtgttttggcaaccccgataatggcaaagagacacgcttacgaagcacagtttaaactgaaagctgtcagttacgcggtggaacatgggaatcgagcagtcgcgagggaatacaatatcaatgaatatatggttcgcaagtggaggaagatggaaaacgagctgcgacaggtcaagaagacgcagctgagtttccgcggacacaaggcgagatggcccgagttggaagaccgactcgagcaatggattgccggtcaaaggacagctggaagaagcgtctctacagtcaccatacgactaagggcagtaacgctagcggaagaaatgaaaattgaacattttcaaggaggtccgtcttggtgctttcgcttcatgaaacggtgccatctttccatccgggccaggatttcaataaagcacaaccaaactcagttttgctcccgctgcctttttaaatacacacactagcatgcatgttttaccggtgtgttttaccatgcctgcgccctatggtccagtgcgccttatgtatttgttaaatacagaaaaagcacccgtaactgaaaccgcgccctataaaccggtgcgccctatggtcgtgaaaatacggtaattgcaatatttcttcttcttctgtttcttctgcaaACATGCataaaatggatggatggatggaaaccCACCTAATGACTGGGTAGTGGCTTTAAATCTCCAACTCATTCGACTCCCGTTCATGAGCCATATGTGCGGTATTTCCAACTAATACTTGAACCATAATCAAGAGACATGACAGTACAGGGGCTAGAAACAGACAcctacatgtttctgtctgtaagGTCCTCGAAGTTGTACCCCCGGATACGTTGGTGGGTGTCCGAGGCCAGAACTGCTCTGCCATCACCCAGGCACCACAGGCACTGCACCCTCACGCCCTCCCAGGAGTCCAACAGGTTACCGTCCAGGtcctgacaacacacacagcacagctcTCATCTCCCATCCCTGACAGGCATGGCAACCTTGTCTAACACGAGGATCTTTCTTTCTGCTCAGGCATGAATAAAGAAGAAGCAGAATTTGAAGTACATGTAAGATCAAACTGCTTTTCTTCCACTCATCAGATTAATCTGCACCTAAATCTGAGCCTTTTCAgttttacagctttttaaaacatgtcaaataaatccatactgaacatgaacaacaacacaaagtttaTGTGTAACATAGATACCAAAAAGACAGATACATGCCTTCACCATCTTGCCGACAAGATGTGATAAAAAAGACACATCCTAAGGGGTTCTCTGAGTTCGTGGCTGGAAAATCAATACGCCGAAAGATCCGATTACCTTGAGGCTGCCTGTTTAATGTCAGCGCAACACATAACAGCTGCTATACATATACCATGACTCATATACAGTgtcttccctttttcttttttaaacctCTCTCCCTTGCAAGCCTCCAGCACCTTCAAAGACATTCAGCATTGATCAAAAAAAGATTAAGAACACAGAGATGATACATgatttttgagaggaaaaagATCTTAAATATTGGAGGCATTTAGTCTTAAGAACAAATACGTTTAGTTGAAAATAAGGTGAAAAGATGACTTACACATTGATAAAACTGTCCCCTTTGTCCTCCTGTAACAAAGCGTTTGCCGTCAGGGTTCCAGGCCACACTGGTCAGACTGTCTTCATGGGACTGGGACATTTTGGTCCGCAGCTCCCCCGTCTGGTCACCAAAGGGATTGTCAAAGAGAgtagaaaaacagaggagaagagaaaaataggGGGGAAGGGAGACAGCAAGAAGAAACATTAAGTAAGAACGGGGGAGGGGTGagttaaaagaaatgaaaggggaggggaggggatgggatgggaagggaggagaggtcATTGAGTACACAGAGCCTACAGAGTATCTATGGGAGGCTCGAGCGATTCTTACTTCTGCTTGtttactttaatttgaaagaGACATCTCAAGGTTTTTGACATCACTCATCCATGCTTTTGTACACAATCTTGTTCTCATTTAAAACTGGGCTGGCTTATCATGGCTTGAGATGTATCATCTGTATAGGATTAtgcaaaagatgaaaaacaacatgtttgtagaaatgttaccTGAACATTCCAGAGCCACAGTTCAGAGCAGTCGTCAGGTCCACAGGCGATCAGGTAGGTGTCATCGGGACTCCAGGCTAAGTAGGAGACACCGTATGCGTGACCCTCCAGGGTCCGCAGCAGCTTCAACTGGTGGCTCTCCTACACAAAGACACCATGAAGAGGATTATGATCAAATTAATTTAGACACAGAAAGGTTTAGGCCTTTGTTGCCAGGTACGAGGATTACAAGGTTTCAAACTGAAGTCAAACAAAGTGCAAGTAGGTTGGCAAGAAATTACATGACATTAAAAATTCAGACACATTCCAGAATTCACTTCAAAGGTGTGACTGAGCATGGTGTGTGTGACAAATTTATTTTACTCATTCCAAGTCTCAGGGGCACTCGAGTTAAACCAGACTCTAAAAAGTCTTGCCAACATGAAAGAACCTGGAGGACGAGCCATTTCTATGCATGGTGTTTGTCCTGGGGGTCTTATTTAGACGACATACAGTCGACAAACATGTCAGTCCTGTTTCCCCttacagaaaaagagaggaccaaccaaatttaaatgttgaagATGCAATGAAGAGAAGCATATTTATTCTCACTGTCTCATCTTAGAGTGTCAAACTTCTAACATCAAACATCTAAAGGCTTAAGAGTGCTAACtacaacatttctgtgtcatAATCTGAGACAGGAAAATGGTTAAAAGAACAACATGCATAAAATATGGCCCTCAAGGTTTAGAGCATGGGAAATTCTAAGATGTAAGATACATATTTCAGAAACTCAAGACAAACCTGCCTGCAAATGTAAAAAGCACAGACCGCTACATTCCTGCAGGGTAATTTAAGCTGTGGagtaaatcatgaaaaaaaagaggtggtgtgtgtttattcaagcATTTCTCACACTCACCGGGTCCACTTGCCAAATTATGACAGTAGTGTCTTTGGAGCCGGTGGCTAGTTTGGTGCCGTCGTTCGAGAATTTGCAGAACCACACTTCATTACAGTGCTCTGTCAGAATCTGCTGGGTGTAGCAGGGGAACTGTTTCCTGCAACACGGAGAAACAGTAAAGGTTAAAATCTTCATTGTGCAAGTAGGTCTTCCTAGTTTATATAACCAAATATGCAACATAGGAAGGAGGAAATTATAATTGTTCTGGCTTTTGGAAACAAGAAGAGTAGGGCAGCTGTAATAGGACAGTAAAATGCTAGGCAAAACAAGGCTTTCAGAGCCTCAGCATAGCAGATTTATAACAACAGGAGGTCAGCTGAGACATAAACATTAGATGCTGCAGTATGATAATCTAACACTGAGGTCTCATGTGGCAGCACCAACCTGCTGCAGACGTGatcgaggaggagagagactgagTCCAGGCTACTGTCCAGCTTGGTGTTGTGATAGAGGCAGCGgtccctctgcagctccactgcTTGCCGCAGCAGCGTCTGCAGCCGCCGCGGGGGCAGCATCACAGAGGGTGGCAAGTACGCTACAACAGATAAAAGCAGACAAATTCAAACCCTGCGTATATATACTGTCGTCATGCAACACGTGTCATCTATACAAGGTCACTGTATGGATATGTCTCCTCACTCTGTAATTTGTCCAGCAGTCGGCAGCGTGAGGCGGTGCCTTTGCCCTCCCACTCTGCCTTTGCTCTCAGATCCTCAGCGTGGCTACACATTAGGTATCTGCAGGAAGACATAAGCACAGAGCTCAAGCAATACAACACACAAAGTGTTAACAAAAGCAAtcacaataaaaatacaagcaaaaacagtcaaagaatTCTGGATAGTATATTGGGATTTAAAtacaaatggaaaacaaacactgaatgaaactGTATGTCATAAATACAGTGTGTAGAGGAACACTATGTTTAATGCAGGCTTCATTGAAGTGACAGAGATGCGATGATGGAGCCATGGATAAATCTGGATAGAGCCGACTGATTGACCTCAGACAAGTGGCGGATCAATAAATTACTCTGCCGATTGAGTGACAGACTATTAAAACAAGCAGATTTGTCGACAGTGCTGCATGATCAATGCACACAAATTGATTAAAGAAGAG
This region of Acanthopagrus latus isolate v.2019 chromosome 22, fAcaLat1.1, whole genome shotgun sequence genomic DNA includes:
- the wdr26b gene encoding WD repeat-containing protein 26, with the protein product MQANGAGQGQESSELSCLNSAQNGESSSAGGTHSNGLLSSTDNGNSVGTSNGSSTGPGSGTSATASSSEVGSLKKKKRLSQAEEDVIRLIGQHLHGLGLNQTVDLLMQESGCRLEHPSATKFRNHVMEGEWDKAENDLNELRALMHSPNAIVRMKFLLLQQKYLEYLEDGKVLEALQVLRGELTPLKYNTDRIHVLSGYLMCSHAEDLRAKAEWEGKGTASRCRLLDKLQTYLPPSVMLPPRRLQTLLRQAVELQRDRCLYHNTKLDSSLDSVSLLLDHVCSRKQFPCYTQQILTEHCNEVWFCKFSNDGTKLATGSKDTTVIIWQVDPESHQLKLLRTLEGHAYGVSYLAWSPDDTYLIACGPDDCSELWLWNVQTGELRTKMSQSHEDSLTSVAWNPDGKRFVTGGQRGQFYQCDLDGNLLDSWEGVRVQCLWCLGDGRAVLASDTHQRIRGYNFEDLTDRNIVQEDHPIMSFTVSKNGRLALLNVATQGVHLWDLQDRVLVRKYQGVTQGFYTIHSCFGGHNEDFIASGSEDHKVYIWHRRGELPIAELTGHTRTVNCVSWNPAIPGLMASASDDGTVRVWGPAPFLDTQEADGLNENCSNMDS